From the Pangasianodon hypophthalmus isolate fPanHyp1 chromosome 18, fPanHyp1.pri, whole genome shotgun sequence genome, the window ATGTTTGAGAAATGACCGAGTCTGGACTGAAATGATACAGTTTATGAATGAGGAAtgtgtgtttagtgattttCCACAAGCTAGAGTCACATCAGTTTGTCTTAGTTTTCATACACGTATATTATACATGCACGAATATTCTCTCATATTCTAtaagattattttctaattgatTAGAACAGTCCAACATAGTCACATGCTTAAATAGTGATTTAACATAAGGTCACACTCTCTTCATGATTAAAATGCACTTCAAATTCATTCTTAGGCCTTTGATGGATTAAAACACATCACTttgattattttaacttttgATTGGACCTGATGGATTACATAATAATCATAGCCCTTCATGCATCTTTTTTAATGGTAGCACATCTGGTTCGGATATGTTTCTATATATTGGTTACATGAGCACATTCTTGTCAATAATAGTGGTTTAAGTAGTTTCTTTGATTAACACATATGGGTACTCATACCTTATACATTGATTATACATGATTAGATACATTTTGGTTAATTAAAATACTCCATAAGAGTAATTCACAATGCTTCTGCATTGAATATCTCAATATTCTGcattgggggcagtcgtggcttAATGGTTAtagtctcggacttgtaacccgaaggtgaacctgaaggtcgtgggttcgggtctcaggtccggcagggattgtaggtggggggagtgaatgaccagcgctctctcccaccctcaataccacgactgaggtgagacccttgagcaaggcaccaaacccccaactgctccccaggagccgcagcaaaaaagcctgcgcactgctccgggtgtgtgtgtgcacttggatgggttaaatgcagtgcacaaattccgagtaagggtcaccatacttggctacacttcacttcacttcactgaaAGAAGAGTGATTTAAGGTGTCTGATATCACCCAGGAAGTTAAGACATAGCCCTCTCATTTTCATATAAGCCTCGAGGAAAATAGAGAAATGACTACGTGATataataaagaatttttttttttttttaatggaaattatAATGATTCTTGGGGGTTAATTTGAGATATAGGAAGTGAGAAGTGAGGAATGTCAACTACTCTGACGGATGTGAAAACATTGTGATAATGCTTGGAAATTTGCAAGCTCATCTACTTCAATGGGTGTGAaaacaagtcaagtcaaatggctttgttgttattttaaccATATACActagttagtacatagtgaaacgaaacgaGGTTTCTCCAggacataaaacaacacagaccTGCAAGAGACACAtaactacataaagtgcacatgcaaacGTGCACAACAGcataagacagtacaataactactaaaacaggacaataggcacagtaggAGACAGTGCAGccccgaccagtacacagttctagtatgaaagtGTCAGAAAGTAGTGCAAAAGactaacaatataaaaaattgctgtgaatgtaaacataacgtactatgacatagtattcgGTAGATAAGCTAATAAGCtaataagataataaaacaaaatgtaggtagtaaatacagaaatgtgcaaacaaTTGCAAAGAGAGTGGGATGGAGTTCAGTTGAGTATGAGTATATGTCTGTTGTCAGTTcagtctctgagtattgaggagtctgatggctgtTGTAGCAATGAACGAAGATTAACCAAAGGTGCAAAGATCACTCTAGAGAGCAGGGGTGTTTTGTGCATTcgtatatacatttacatgaaaatatttctacatCCTGTTTTTAATAAGACACAATATTCCCATGTATCTTGTTTCCATATTACCCCATATGCTTATCTTATTGTTTAAGGAAGCCTAACtcacttaaaggaacagcttgtTCCTCCTTTCCCACCttacacagaaaacacaagGTCATATAGGTCACTTTTGGGCCTCAGTGTCCCATGCACACAGTTCCTGTCAGCAAGCCTTTTACTGAGATACTGGGTACTTTTGCACTATATGGGTTCCATACCTCTGTAACATTGAGGATTAAACATTATCAAATATGAGCACACATTTTGTGTTAcacagtctggccgtgagggCCCAAAAGCTTGGGTGCCTTTTGCCAGACGGTAGGAGGGTGAAGAttttgtgtgaggggtgcgtgGGGTCagccacaatgctggtggctttgcagatgcagagtctggtgtaaatgtctgtgatggaaggaagagagaccccaatggagctctgcaccagtccgttagccgctgcacttCCTTTCTGTATGTTGACTCATTGTTCTTggtgatgagacccaccacggtcgtgtcatcggtgCACTTGATGATGTGgctcgagctgtgcattgctacacagtcgtgagtcagcagagtgaacaccAGTGGACTGAGCGcacagccctggggggcccCAGTGGTCAGAGTGGTGGTGTTGttgatgctgttcccgatccgaactgactgaggtctcccagtcaggaagtccaggatccagttgcagagggaggtgttcaggcccagcaggttcagctttccaatcaggtgctgaggaatgactGTGTAGAATGTTGAACTGAAGTCTATTAACAGCATTCAAATATAtgtgtcctttttgtccaggtgggtgagggccagatggagtgTGGTGTTGATGGCTTCATCTGCTGAGCAGTTGGGATGATACAATGTGAGAACACCATTGTTCAATTTATTTCCACTGTACCATTCCTTTAGTTACACAAAACAGGCTAGCTATATAACTAGGCATCTATGCTTTGAAATTACACGAGTTTGtatcaggaataaaacattttgcagccagggaaccctttaactgtaaaataaattttactgAACCCTTCTGAACATAACCcgacaaatattcaaatattaggctaactatttaaatgtgtacaataattgGCGATTTATTGGAGCCTTTAAGCTTTTTACTCTAGCCCAGTAGGTTGCAGAATATGCACCATAACGCCATAAAacattaaagaagaagaagaacacacacacacacacacacacacacagacacacacacagacacacgcacagacacacacaaataaccacCCTCCTCCCACACCTACCCCATTTTCCCTTCAAATACTTTACCTCTCTGGATGTGGAATAATGTTGATTCTTTGAGTGTTCAACTATGGCCACTTGTCCAGACACACCAATAAAGGTTAAATCTACTTTGggaagatttgaaaaaaattttaGAGCATGAAAAGATTCAGTATTGGGTAATGTCAAACAGTTGTacagccagatttttttttcaatacagaAAAAGGAGAAGTTGTGCTTTTCAAGTTCTCGGTACCGGGTCACATCCATATTACCGGCACATGCACGTTATTCTGATTAAATAATAAGGTCACTAAGAATATTATATCTAGGTTAAagattaataatgataatccTGCACATACATATCTCCAATCTGCTCTGTtcccatacacatacacataattCCAATCTGAACTTTGATTAGAATATGTCATGTTGAGACGCTGGTGTATTTGTTACTTTGTAATTGGGACTCTGACTAGGGCTGTGACTAACGACCTGGTGTGACGGCATTCAACTTTCATTCAGCTGGTTGACTGCATCAGTTAAATATGGGTTCAGAGTTGTGTATGGATGCAACAGGCTATTTGAAGAACTCTGGTTTTCACCATAGCAGAAATCACGGGGTGAAGTCAGAGTATTTTCAGTTCTAATTTTTAGCGTTTGTAAATGAATTGTatttcaggtgtttctgtgccATATCTATCATATAGAACTTTCTTATCAAATATATGTTCACTGTGACACACCTATTCAAGGATTTTAGGGTACTGTACAATGATGGAACAAATTCCCTACCTGGACGGTTTTGAACTGTATCATCAAGATGTCCAAGATTTCCAATAAAGCAGTCTTTGGTTGGAAGAATTCATTCAATGCGGTGCTGATCTCCTCTAGTTCGTTATCGACTTCTCTgactttattttcttcttcttgaatgtcctcctcttcttcttccataTTACCATCATCATCGGCATCGCTCACATCTAAAAGATAACAGAACGTCAAAGAAAATGTGAGAGAGAACTTTTTGCACTGAACAGATGGGTGAAAATAGAATGAAACAGAAGGCAAAATATGCATAATATCATCTCACCTGAAGCACTTGATTCATCATCACTGATAGTCGGGCTGTCCCCAACTTCTgaatatgaaacaaacaaaatatataaatgcatatgaTAAATGAAAGACTGTACAGTATTTAgagttttattcatatttatttatagtatattCATAGTTTTATGTTGTGACTTACGTGTAGTTTGCAAGATTGTTCTAGGCTGTGGTGCTACAGCGGCTATGGGTCTTTGGATAGAATGGTTATGTCCCAATGATCTTGGATTCAAAGGCCTTGTGTGGACGTTCCAGGAATCTTGTtgtcagaaataataataacgttGCTGtctaaaattaaatattctcTTAGTAACTTACAGGTTACCTTTTAGCTCATTACTCAGTTCCAAGAGACAAATTGAAATTACCTAGTAGGTTTGCTATTATTTGTTACAATTTCCTAGACATTAGAATCAGGTGAGCAGGTGAAAATTAAACTTTTCGGTATACTCCTATTAGCAGAATACATAAATGACCAGATAAGTAGATGGATCGTCTCTGTTGAAATCGGAAACTTTCTGAATATTTCATAtgttaaaatactgtaaaggttaatatcaaaatgtaaaatgagttAAACATTCtaatacaattaaaatgtaatgattttaaacattttaaaaatacaacttCTTACCTGCT encodes:
- the LOC128321215 gene encoding uncharacterized protein LOC128321215, with amino-acid sequence MLLIDFSSTFYTVIPQHLIGKLNLLGLNTSLCNWILDFLTGRPQSVRIGNSINNTTTLTTGAPQGCALSPLVFTLLTHDCVAMHSSSHIIKCTDDTTVVGLITKNNESTYRKEVQRLTDWCRAPLGSLFLPSQTFTPDSASAKPPALWLTPRTPHTKSSPSYRLAKGTQAFGPSRPDCVTQNVCSYLIMFNPQCYRGMEPI